In Mytilus edulis chromosome 3, xbMytEdul2.2, whole genome shotgun sequence, the genomic window actactgggccaaattaattcaaacttagccacaatcactattggagtatctagttttaaaaatgtgtggcgtgaccctgccaacaaactaagatggctgccatggctaaaaatagaacataggggtaaaatgtagattttggcttataactctaaatcaaagcatttagagcaaatctgacaggggtaaaataatctattaggtcaagatctgtctgccctgaaattttcagacaaaacagaaaacctgttgttgggtcgctgccccagaattagtaattttaaggaaattttgcagtttttgcttattatcttgaatattattatagatagagataaactgtaaacagcaataatgttcagcaaagtaagatctacaaataagtcaacatgaccaaaattgtcagttgaccccttgaggagttattgtcctttatagtcatttttaaacaagtttcataaatttttagaatatattttccactgtaattactgggccaagttcattatagatagagataattgtagcaagaagaatgtccagtaaagtaagatctacaaacacatcgtgatcaccaaaacacaattttgtcatgaatttatctgtgtccattgtttattatgcacatagaccaaggtgagcgacacaggctcttgagacaagttacaatttcaaatgtgacTTCACGTTGTGCGTTGAGGCTTTGGCTAACTCGGGTGTGTGTTTATTTTTGCTGGATGATGttggtttatgtaatgtatccgtttttattctgtagttagatAATACTTCAGTTTggtcatgtatatctattatatagttattctataaaatttactgtttggaaatgtataaattattctaaataataagggtgttcttatcccaagcagaaaaccctagccgtattggcCACAACTttctttggaattttggtccacagtgctgttcaactttgtacttgttttggctttcgaaatttttcatctgagcgtcactggttggtCTTGAgtggacgaaacgcacttctggcgtattaaattttaaacctggtgccttttgttagctattattcgtgtgtttctctgacctatatgttctcctatttatttgtagtCCTGTTATGTTATGcagtcattttaatgttataattacatTGCCATttaagagggaggtttggcatgccacaaaaccaggtttaacccaccatttttttctttaaaaaatgtcctgtaccaagttaggaaaatggctattgttatattatagttcgtttctgtgtgtgttacattttaacgttgagtttctgttgtgtcgtttgtttcctcttatatttcaGTGtaaattcgcattgctataagacgtgtcaccatacttttctatcccaaattcatgtatttagttttgatgttttatttgttattctcatcggattttgtctaatgcttaattagtttctgtgtgtgttacaatttaatgtTGTGGTTctattgtgtcgttgttctcctcttatattttatgcgtttccttcagttttagtttgtaacccgtagttgttgtttttttagctcacctggcccgaagggccaagtgagcttttctcatcactctgcgtccgtcgtccgtcgtcgttgtcgtcgtcgtcgtccgacgTCGtcagttaacttttacaaaaatcttctcctctgaaactactgggccaaattaaactaaacttggccacaatcattattggggtatctagttttaaaaatgtgtccggtgacccggctaaccaaccaaggtggccgccatggctaaaaaatagaacataggggtaaatgcagtttttggcttataacttaaaaaccaaagcatttagagcaaatctgacatgggggtaaaattgtttatcaggtctatctgccctgaaattttcagatgaatcggacaacctgttgttgggttgctgcccctgaattagtaaatttaaggacattttgctgtttttggttattatctcgaatatcattatagatagagataaactatacactgcaataatgtttagcaaagtaagatttacgaataagtcaacatgaccgaaatggtcagttgaccactttaggagttattgccctttatagtcaatttttaatcatttttcgtaaatcttagttatcttttacaaaaatcttctcctctgaaactactgggccaaattaatccaaacttggccacaatcatcattggggtatcttgtttaaaaactgtgtCTGGTGACtcggccattcaaccaagatggttGCCAcagctaaacatagaacataggggtgaaatgcagttttttgcttataactcaaaaaccaaagcatttagagcatatctgtgtttatcagatcaagatctatctgctctgaaattttcagatggattggaaaatcggttgttgggttgctatccctgaattggtaattttaaggaaattttgccgttttttgttattatcttgaatatttttatagatagagataaactttaaacagcaataatgtacagcaaagtaagaccttaaaTTAAGTCATTtgacaaaaatggtcaattgaccccctaagaagttattgtcctttaagtcaattttttacaattttcataaaaaatttaactgacattttccactgaaactactgggccaagttcagcatagatagagataattgtaagcagcaagaatgttcagtaaagtaagatgtaaaaacacatcaccatcaccaaaacacaattttgtcatgaatccacctgcttcttttgtttaatattcatttagaccaaggtgagcgacacaggctctttagagcctctagttttttctttcgatttatgagtttcgaacagcggtaaactgctgttgcctttatctataataatagaTTGTTTtagctcattgttgtaggccgtgcgttgacctttagttgttaacttTTATGTCTCTTGTTGTGAGTtgactcataccacaccttcttattttttttatatttctaaattaaatcaaaatattaattatGTGAACCATCCTACAATGTACTTGAATTAAATTTTTCGAGTACGTGGTGTATTGCATGATTATTTTTCACTATTTTAATCCATTACCAGGAAAGAGCAAAAGTAAAGCATCGTCAGACACGTTAATGTGTTTGTTCCGGAATCATTAATTATTATATGAAATAGCCTTATCAAGATAAATATAACGATAGTTAAGCAAATTtaataatatctttttcaaccTTTAATTTGTACGATTGCAAAAAATGACTATAATTGATGATTTTATATAAATCTTCGCATTTATTAATAAGCATCAAGTATATTCAATTCAGATCAAATGAATACTTATtatcttttattgttttctttttctttttgttcatAGTAATTAGTCTTTTAGTTTCTTTAACTTGTGGTTGTTCAACACCGGTGGTATGTTTCCCCTTACTTTCTGACCTCTTACAATGATTTTGATACGTAGATTTGTTTTGTTGCAAAGTAGGAAATTGGCTTATCAAAACTGAATATTAGAAAATCTACAATTAAATAGTATGCTAAACGACTAATTACTatgaacaaaaagaaaaagaaaacaataaaagaacCAACAGTTGTCCAGATAAAACTAAATAGAAAAGGGAAAAAGTACCCCGGTCCTCGGTACTAAATGTTTGGCCAAGAGGTAAAACCAgtatgtatatatgcaataaaagaataataaaatctgaattaatgaaaatataaacttttaaaattaaataaaaatagtaGACAATTAAAAAATGATGCTTTGTTTCAGGTCAGGAAACTTAACCTTACCTGAAATAGAGACAGTTTTACTTACAGCCAAGATAGAAGACGGTCATTGGACCAAACCGTACTTTGACTGTGGTGGGGGCGATATTTGGATGGTTACATTTACATCGCCTTTATTTTCACTGGATTTAACTGGAGAGCCCAAGTTTCAGTAAGTGTTAGAGTAAGAATAAATGCAACGAAAGTTGCGATATGAAACAGATTATTTAACTGGACAAACGAGCACATGTTTGCCTCAAGTCAAGAAACTTGGCTGTGATACTGGCttatctcaatttttttttgttgtactgTTGATTGTAGATGTCTtatttttcgtcttttttttacaaaacaggAAAGACTCTTGTCGATTTAAAGCCTGCATAATCGCATAGTTTATTCACTGGAACTGTTAGCACCTAAAAGtcaggggtggtgttctcgaaagtatcctaagattcgtcgtaagtcatagataagaccgattttaggatggacttaggatcgacttaggacactcttaagttgcgtctcgaagctatctcagacgTATCTTATGTTAGGACGTCCTAAACATATCCTATGTGCGAAGTCCTAAATAGTTAAAGtaattgtttgataaaacatttattgagacgaaaccaattaataaaattgtttacaaaattttgtaataacaagtattttatgaaatgcatgatttcaaatgtaattttaaaataatatcaaaataggattttgatataaactgtaaaacaatttgttttgaaatacgAATATTTAATTCGTAGTGTCATCGTATCGTAAaaacacgaagttcaaagtttaaaaccATGCACAATTTCTTTATACGAGTTAATAACCGATGGTGCGTCTCTTTTCACGTTCATCTTCAcgtaaaaaaatgagaaaaaagcaTGCACAAAGTTAGGATGAAGATACGATGAACTTaagacacctaattaggtgtcctaaagttaggacgcGAAATGTGATATATCTTAAGTtaagagagcttcgagaacacgaTCCCAGAATTCTATGTATAAAATTATACAGTGTCTGTTGACTGACAATTACATTTGTGTTTATTATGAAAATCTGAAAGATAGTACTATAGAATTGAATTCTCCTTGCTTTAAATTtatacgggggggggggggggggggaatgagGATGACATACTTAATATGTTTcacttttctttttacaaaaaacaaagtTAAAGTGGTTTTGCTCAAATATGATCGCCATTAGCTttcattttatatcaatttaatttGTTATATGTTTCCAATGATTGGCACCAATCATTCTAGGttattacatttgttttcaaatagGTTATAACAATTTGTTGAAGGAATTCATGTGACTATTATAAGCGTTCTGTGATATACAAAAGTGCGTTCAAGACATTCTCTTGTTAAAATTactaatttcaaatttgatatttcacattCCTGACATAATTCCAAAACAAATTATCAGTTCTAGGAAAACATTACTCAGTTACTAATTAcaagttagaaatgcaaattttgaaaatagaatCTCTCCCACAGATTCTCGTAATAGCAAGAAATTATGTTTGGGTTCTTTTAATGCACTGCTATTTTCTTCTGTTGATATAATGGCTTCACACATGTAATCTTTTCACCCTTTATATGGTTGTTTATTACTCCAGAGGTATAGCTTCTGTTGACATAGAGCTAACGAATATCGATATCAATCAGTGTGATCCGGATACCAGTAGTTATAGTGCCCTGGACGTATTCCGAGGAACCCATGCATGTCCGGAAACAACTGAGGTACATGTAttactttcaatttgtttttgaaaatgttaaaagTTTACGTCGGTCAATGAAACTATGTTTGCTTTTGAAATACTTCATTTATAACgcatatacaattttatttaatctttttaataatatgaggcaggcataacctgtgaatggggacgaagtttgtttaaataaattgttttgtaacttaaatatttgttaaaaaaaggaaccggaaataccgtaacgtttccgattttggttctcttgttagggattttacttgtgacgttatttaagttatgacgtcatgttcaatgtaaacagagaaacgcaatgcatcaggtaacgtttattcataccaaagaccAAGAATGATTAAAgatgaaatattggtattttgttccttgagttcctatattttactagactaatcaaagtctcacgacaacaagaccggaagaaggaagtagagttatgtgttctgcgcagatccggaaattaaaaaacacgacaaaaaaaaattgaacgattttgagttcattagtacaatgaaaaattcgggaaattttcccaaTTTTTAGTATactataatatgaggcaggctttacctgtaaatggggacgaagtctgtatgaattatttttttgtaacttaaatatttgtttaaaaaaaaagaaacggaaataccgtaacgtttccgattttggttctgttgttagggatttagttgtgacgttatttaaattatgacgtcatatgcaatgtaaacaaagaaacgctatcatcaggtaacgttttttcatatcaaggaattattaaaaatgaaattggtattgcgcgttccttcctattttacactagactgataaatatatattttactcaaagtttcatacaaacgagaccggaaaaaggaagtacattgtacatttctgcgcaggtccgggatttcaaaacacgacaaaaaaaatttgaacgattttgagttcattagtacaatgaaaaattcgggaaattttcccgtattttttttttattgaatattctactgttattggggactccgtccccatattagtttaccttcaaattTACAGGAGAAGTTCGTAATACAAATAATACGTAATCACTCAAATGAAATTACTGTTAGAATGAACATAATCTGAAACGTTTCTTGACTGTAAGACATCATTTGACTCGACTTAGTAAGTTTCATTTAACCATATTTTAACGTGCAATGTTTTTTTCTGTAGTGTGTGTTTCTGAAAGGACAAGGTTTTAAAAAAGGTGCTTACCAGTGTGTTTGCAGCAAAGGGTACTACTTTCCAAATGTGAACGCTCAGGTTAAAGCTTTCGGGGGTCTAGAAGTGGAAAACTCTTCAGATACCTCTCAGTATAAATGTTTAGCCTGCATGGAGGGTTGCACAGAATGTGTTGATGACTCACCATGCCTGTACCAGTTCATGTTTGCATTCCGGTTCCCGGTCTTACTGGTTACTATTCTGACGTGTATCGCTATAGGAAGTTTGTCTGTCATCACTATTATCTTCAAGAATGAATTGGTacctatttttgttttatgtaaatatatttccATGAAAAACATAGACACCAAAGCTGCACACCTGCTGAATCAAGCAATTCATTCAAACGAAGGAGTTACTTTGGTTCAAATATTAGAGTAAATTGAAAAGTTACCACACATTTATAggtgataaaaaaagaaaaatagaattcACATTAAACAAGGTAACAAGGTAACAAACCATGACCCAAAactgtatattttgtaaaatgtattgATCTTCCTTGATTGGCAATTATTTTTTACTAAGGCCAAAACAAACCATTAATGTCCTTACTCCTTTCTGCGCCCAGCCCAAGATTTAGATCTCAAGAGTCGATCCGTCATGAGTCTAGACAGCGCATGATTACGTCAAAAATAAGAGGCACATCGGTTTTACCTACCAAAATACCCGGTTTGAGATAAATCCAAAGTAAACTAAATAATATTTGATATCGAAAACGTGTATATGAGatgcattgataaaaaaaaaccctccccttttgaGAAAACCGATATACACGTTCATGTAGATTTTATGTATTTGAAATGGCTTCAAATGACCGTAATTATTTGttcaatttgaagaaaaaaatgcaaCTTTAATACTCAGTGAAGTGTAAGTGATGACCGCAAAAAGATAGCCAGTTATTATTCTAAGGATTTATTTTAAAACGATTACAATTTATGAGCTGACAAATCCTTCATGTTAGTTACTTTCAAAGCCCGATATTCTTTATGTCtgatttggaatttttgtcaaaGACAAAAAACGATTGTATAGATAAACTTCATTCTTACATGAATCGAATTTGGTTGATAAGGTCAACATCTTTAATTTGATAGtttaaacagaaaaagaaaataatctcAAAATGTTCTTAGAACAAATggtttatgaataaaatattccTTAATTCtttcagacaaaaaaataaatttaaaaaacaagataatatttattaatttctttttgaaatcAATGTTGTTTCTTGTCACCTTTTAATGATTGAAGATCAAGAAGATTTTAGGTGGATAATTGTGAATGTCCGTgtttaagtttcatttttaaatccCCCTTATCTGTATTAATCATTAGAtaagatgaaaatataattaagacACAGAAAGTTATCGATTAATAAGCGGAACAactataatttttaataatactATTCTAGTTTGAtttcgattttatttttaatacattctgttgtttttttttgtttccgcGGAAGGATATCTAGATGAAATAAATAATAGATCTAGAGCTCTTCCTTATAAGAGGTAAAAACGgtcgatgataaaatttaattagATTTCCATTAGTTTTTATGatcattactttttttttgcaGCCCTATGTATACACTCAAACGATTTCATTTTGTATTATTATATCtatagcaaaaaaaaatctagttttgAGCGAATATTTGCATGCATGATAATGAGACATTGTTTTTGAATCAATTAAATGATATCATTTGTTTAAATGGTGATAGTTTATTAACATTTTTGATGATAgaattgatctaaaaaaaaattaaaaaaagaagaaagggtataataaaataatcaaaaacattttagtttttagtttaaatgaaaaatcgtttTATgctgatttgatttgtttttaaaatattttgttactAGGCAATAAAGACTGGAAGTCCAATTTTCTTGTTGCTTATGTGTGCAGGCGGAACACTGGTATGCTGTACGGTTGGTACACTAATTTTATATTGAGTTATTTGAGTTATTTCATTAGTGTCTAATTTAAAGTTTGATCCCCTCTTCCTTCCTTTCTGTTATTATAATCGATTGTACGTTTAAACccccaaaacataaaaaaaatattgggattttaagcaaataaactcatcatatatacatgATGATGTACCAggatttcaattttgtatttgcgccagacgctcgttttgtctacaaaaaactTATCAGTGCcgatcgaatccaaaaaaaatattaaaaggccaaatgaaaaacgaagttgaagagcgttgatgccaaaacaattataaaaagtctGCCAACCATAACCAAGGTAATTAATTCtttaggtagaaaagccttagtatttcaaaaatatcaagtttgcaaacagttaatttatgattatgaacATACCAAAGATCATTCTTAtccgactactgggctggtgtgTCCTTCGGGAATAACAACATATATTTTGGTATACGGCTCTGGCTCATGCCTAAAAACTAATagaaatgtttttaaatcatACGATTTTGAGGATTTTTGTAGTTATTTATGATCTGAAATGCAAGAAGTTTGAAGCCGTAAAGAAAATTCGAACGACGCAGTTCTGATTGCTGACAGACTTATGTGTTATTAATATCTAAAGGATGTTATTTGATagatttataaaacataaaatgataataataacaaTCTCCGAGGAAAGTTCTAAACGGAAAGTGCATAAgcaaattgtaaaatcaaaagctctaactgTCACATTTCCGACTaaatacaggcattttcttatgtataaaacGGTGGATTTTTATAATGTTGAGTTACTATCATACATTACTTTTTCTAATAGTTATTATTGATTATTTAATTTGATGGTTTCCTGTATAGCTTGCAATCAATTAACTTTTAtctttacaacaacaacaaaaatatgtcTCTCCAgtcaattgttgttttttttttgtgtgaagaAGTTGGTAAAATTCctcatttttaaacattttatttaatgatttCGCATAGAAGTGGAAATCATGGCATGCATTACTGAATCCTCAAAGATATGAGACGACTACATCTGATAACATAAAAGTAATAAATAATTATTAcatcttttttcttgttttaaaaagaGCAATTAGTTTTGATAAAATAGGAAAAGTGTCATTATCTCAATAATTCCATGTGCAGTAACACAATCAGAAGACGTTATATAGTATTGATTTAAAATGACATCTTAATTGCGTCTACCTTTCTTTCGTCTACTTGAGACACTgcatttgtcaaaaatgaaatatgagatGAACCACATTGAATTTTAACTGAATTTTAGGGTTTCTTTGCCTATCCAAAAGCCTCACGAATTCTATGTATATCACAGATCTGGGTATATCATATAGGTTTCAATTTGATGTATGGTGCTCTAGTGATAAAGACATGGAGGTATGTTTTTGTATTCgttaatttacttttataattttttcataacTTGCATTATGTGATTATATGTTAGTGTAAACCAGTACAAAAGAACTAATAGAATAAATCGCACCAATTTGTCCCCCCCCCGTCTTCCCCCTCCCCCACTTTTCACATCAAAGACCTCATATTATATGAAACAATAACATTAAAACAACTACCAATCAAACTTCGTATTCCTTACAAGTTGAAAATACCACAAAATCCCAGATGACAGTCAAATTAAGAAAAGTGacgaaataaaattttgacagaaaaaaaaacctgcataaTGAATCCTTTAAAACGAAtcaataatgatataataatcaggtctttattttattttcagaatagCTATTATTTTTCGACCAGCAAGCAAACTGCAAAGAGTACATTTACCAGACAAAgaacttttaaaaagatttttaccGCCGATGTGTGTTGTAACTGTGTATCTCCTAGCCTGGTCGATATCAACAAAAGGCACGACAGAAACTTTAGAAACTTCTAATTTACTGAAGTATGATGTTTGTTTAAACAGATATTGGCTTTATGCTATGCAATGTGGTATGTATATAATTCAAAGAAACAACCGTATTTGCATCGCATATTATAGTAAAAGTGAATGCAACCTTCTATTTACTATAATTGTTAAAATCTCGTCTGAAGTAACCGAATGCAATTCTGTTCACCCAAACTGATGTCGCACATTGGTAATGAAAAGGGACACACAATGATGTAATATACAATATACTAACTATAATTTGCTGGGTTCCTTTTTGGGTGGTGGATGGAGCTGCAAATTGCAATATATAATCAAACTTAGAATCGAGATAAAGAACGTTATATTTTGTAAGACAAATGTGCATGTTGATTCAATTCCGTCCAAGGTCAGAAAGAGGATTTAACGCTCACACACGTTTAAACCCGTCGCAATATAGGAGCCAACAATCCAGAGTTTTTCATGTTTGATGTCAGCTATACACTTTTGCTCTATCAGACCGTTCACTTTTTTATTTTGAGTTGTTCCGCATTTTGTGATGTAAAACCTTGTAATACacgatatgtattttattttgttattcgaCCGCGCGGTGACTGGTTGTACACTATCGTGTCTTGTATCAACAAAAATATCCTCATTCAAATATAACTTgatctataaaaaaagaagatgtgataaaaaaaaaataatgattgccgatgaaacaactctccacaagtacCAAATACGGTatttaataatgaataaaaacaatatcGCAAACTCACTATTACAGTTGttctgtttgtttatttgttagcTGAAGTATGCCTTTTATTAGCTGGTTGTTACATGTGTTACCTTGTGAGGAGAGCACCGGGTCATTTCAACGAAAGTAGATACATCACATGGTCAGTGTATAATGGAATAATACTTGGTAGTTTTCTGTTGATTCTAACGTaagtaaataaaggcagcagtagtgtACCGCTGTAAGTCAAATATGTTTACgacatttcattttgaaaccATGTAACACACCCGTTAGTGGGGCCCGGTAAGCATCAAACTATCGGTCAGTAGTGAACTTCTGATTGTGAGCATATGATCAATAATAAATCATCAGATACATTTTTGTCTATCCTAAAATGTTTCAACTTATTAAGCGGGTAAATAACTTGATACTTCAATAATGAaaccatattttgttttattcacattATTCAATTTCGCAAACAATAGCTTTCTCTGTAAATTTAAGCAATCAAAACTTTtgttatttcataatttttatgcatttatatttatatttatatataaatatctttgGACTTAAAATTCTGTAAAccatttttaaaacttaaacaaacATATTCAGATACATACAGATTTTAACTTCATACAGACACATACAGATTTTAACTTCATACAGACACATACAGATTTTAACTTCACGAGAACACgaactatgtttttattttcatgtacCAACTTTATTTATGTTCAGGGACATACAAAAGGTCCTGTTTATGTCGACACAATAATCTTATATCATTTTCAGACATTTAATTGGTCATTCGTACGGGCCAGATTTGCTGTACTTATTGCAAGGATTGCAGATTCAAGCGTTTGTTACAACAACATTGACTCTAATTTATATTCCAAAGGTAAATATGAATGAAGATATAATGTGCTTTTGTTGTGTGGCTTAATTGCAAAAAGAATTATAGTTTTGACTTGTACAGTGTAGTCATATGATCCATACCTTTTGAATTAGAACAAATGATGACCGACCGGTTCGTGTAAGCAGTTATTCCTCCACAAAGAGAGTATGATCATGATGAACTAAAGTAGTTATTTAACATCTTTTGACAGTTGATTATGATACGAATATGTTATCAATCACAGCTCCTATATATaaggtataattgccaatgagtcCATTATCCAAACGAGACCAAATGTCATTGAAGTTAACAATTATGTGTCACTGTgaagccttcatcaatgagcaaaacacaaCTATAAACGACACTGAAATGAAAATGTAACATttcgaacgagaaaactaatggcctgatttatgttcaaaatCAACGAACGAAAATAGATATGATTTACGTAAACAAACGATAATCACGGAAATACAGGCTGGCTCTTGACTTTAGACAGGTACACACATAATGTGGCGTTGTTAAACAACTTGCAAGGCGCCAACCCTTTCTCTAAGTTAAGTGTGTTTTTGGCTAGGTAAACCATGGAATTAATCATTATTATCTTTG contains:
- the LOC139516387 gene encoding metabotropic glycine receptor-like, with product MLVRLHWLILLQTTITLAGDADKEAIQLALEYVTRIEQSPCTGGTDETLDLIFNHTVWEDFVSPAILTSNFLTSILLANNGSLDSLTDEMFFSLVKSNVMGLTAVFGSGIAIEPGIYSKYSSFVPYAYHKNGIVFAHDVALSYTYQDNNTTLWYHHLSNKNWENATRTVTKTKFRSGNLTLPEIETVLLTAKIEDGHWTKPYFDCGGGDIWMVTFTSPLFSLDLTGEPKFQGIASVDIELTNIDINQCDPDTSSYSALDVFRGTHACPETTECVFLKGQGFKKGAYQCVCSKGYYFPNVNAQVKAFGGLEVENSSDTSQYKCLACMEGCTECVDDSPCLYQFMFAFRFPVLLVTILTCIAIGSLSVITIIFKNELAIKTGSPIFLLLMCAGGTLVCCTGFFAYPKASRILCISQIWVYHIGFNLMYGALVIKTWRIAIIFRPASKLQRVHLPDKELLKRFLPPMCVVTVYLLAWSISTKGTTETLETSNLLKYDVCLNRYWLYAMQCAEVCLLLAGCYMCYLVRRAPGHFNESRYITWSVYNGIILGSFLLILTHLIGHSYGPDLLYLLQGLQIQAFVTTTLTLIYIPKILALYRKEDIKKTNDTLKITNDNKYLRTNDFPTKSVGTQTYENISPDPKDKQFWTSLPKLSPRGNNRVEPMVDHMALPTI